In Candidatus Pantoea floridensis, the genomic window GACAGCTCTTCAATCGACTGGCGGATAGCGGCTTCGCTGATATCACCTTGCTGTTTCAGACGCTCGAAGGTCTTCTTCAGCAGCTCAGGATGATTCGCGCCATCGCCGCTGCGGGAAATGGTTTGATACTGCTCAGCGACGTTGGTGAGATTAAGGAACTGGCTAAACGCACGCGCAACCGGCAGCAGCTCGTCATTCGACAGATTTTGCAGCGTGTTCAGCAGTTCCTGACGATGAGTGTCATTTCCCGCGCGGGATGACTTAGAGAGTTTACGGATGGTCTCCACCTGGTCGAGGATGTTCTCTCCTAGTGCATCCTTAATCGTATCCCCGAGCAGTTTGCCGAGCATACTGACATTACTTCGCATTGCGGAATATTGTTCGTTCATTGGACCCTGACACCCTCATCATCTTTTTAAATATCCCCACGGGAATTATCCACGGGCATAACATCGTCTTTTATCTAGCCACGTATCTTCTTGTACGTCAATTGACTTAAATCCGCATGAATGTGCGGCTAAATAGCGGAAATTCAAAGAATTTGCTTGCAGCGAAGCGAGATAAGTTATTCTTATTATCAAATCCCGAACAATGACGGGGCAATTTGCTGATTTAACAGTGAAATGCCCCATCTGTTGTTCATCAATGACAAAAATGCTGCACAACCTGGGTGATAAGCGCATGAGTCGGCTTGATAAATGCGGTATCAATAAACTCATCCGGCTGATGGGCTTGATTGATAGATCCCGGGCCTAACACCAGCGTTGGGCACAATTGCTGGATAAATGGCGCTTCAGTGCAATAGTTCACCACTTCAGTCGGCACGCCCAATAGTTTCTCCACCACTTGCACCAGCTCATGATCGGCAGGGCATTCGTAGCCTGGAATAGGCGGATGCAGCTCGCCCACGGTTAAACGTCCCGGCCAGCGCGCGCTGACCGGCGCCAACGCGTCGTTCAGCAGACCATCCAAATCGCTCAGAGTTAAGCCCGGCAGCGGACGAATATCCATGTGCAATTCACAGCAGGCGCAGATGCGGTTAGCCGCGTCGCCGCCATGAATATGGCCAAAGTTCATGGTTGGATATGGAATAGCAAAGCCGTCGTGGTTGTAGCGTTCTTTCAAGGTGTTACGCAGCTGCATCAGTTGAGTGATGGATTCATGCATCAGTTCGATGGCGTTCACGCCGCGCGACGGATCGCTGGAGTGGCCCGATTGCCCCTGAATACGGATCACATTCGATAGATGACCTTTGTGCGCGCGCACCGGTTTGAGCGACGTTGGCTCGCCGATAATGGCGCAATCCGGACGCAGCTGGGTCGATTCAGAGAAATACTTCGCACCCGCCATGGTGGTCTCTTCATCGGCGGTTGCGAGGATGTATAGCGGCTTGCTGAGTTTGGTCACGTCAACGTCACGCAGCGCATCCAGAATAAACGCGAAGAAGCCTTTCATATCGGCGGTGCCCAAGCCATAAAGCTTGTTGTCGTGTTCGGTCAGCGTGAAGGGATCGCGCGTCCAGCGGCCATCATCGTAGGGTACGGTATCGGTATGGCCGGCCAGCAACAGGCCGCCCGCGCCCAATCCACTGCGCGCCAGCATATTGAATTTATGCCGCGTGCCAGGCACCGGCTGCACTTCGACGCTGAAGCCAATATCGCGGAACCAGCCGGCCAGCAAATTGATTAAAGTTTCATTACTCTGATCCAGTGCGCTGTCGGTTGCGCTGATTGATGGCGTGGCAATCAACTGGCGGTAGAGTTCGATAAAAGGTGGTAATTTTGTCTTCACTGTTGACGGTCCTTGGGTTAGGATGTATCAATATTCATGCATTAATAGTGAATAAAAATACAATAACGTCGCTTGCATGTGAAGCATCAAATCTTCTGCAAACGGCATCCTGGGCAACGGGGCAAGGCCGCGACCCGATACGTGTGACTGTAATAAGGTATACAGCCTGATGTTGAATACGCTGATCGTTGGTGCCAGTGGTTACGCTGGCGTAGAGCTTGCCACCTACCTGAATCGCCATCCGCATATGAACATAACCGCTTTGGCGGTTTCAGCGCAAAGCCCGGATGCTGGAAAGTTATTGTCGGATTTGCATCCGCAGCTCAAAGGCATTGTCGATTTGCCGCTGCAGCCGCTGAGCGACGCCGCAGAATGGGCCGATAAAGTGGATGTGGTGTTCCTCGCGACTGCCCACGAAGTCAGCCACGATCTGGCACCCGAATTCCTCAAAGCAGGTTGCGTGGTCTTCGATCTCTCCGGCGCGTTCCGCGTCAACGACGACGCTTTCTATACGCAATATTACGGTTTCAGCCATCAGCATCAGGATTGGCTGGATAAAGCGGTTTACGGTCTTGCCGAATGGCAGCACGACCAAATCAAAGACGCGCAGCTGGTTGCGGTGCCGGGTTGCTACCCAACCGCAGCACAGCTTTCGCTGAAACCACTCATCGAGGCCGGTCTGCTTAACGATGCACAGTGGCCGGTGATTAATGCTACCAGCGGCGTGAGCGGTGCAGGGCGCAAAGCTAATGTTGCCACCAGCTTCTGTGAAGTGAGTTTGCAGCCGTACGGCCTGTTTAATCATCGTCATCATCCGGAAATCGTCGCGCATCTCGGCACGCCAGTGATCTTCACGCCACATCTGGGCAGTTTCCCGCGCGGAATCTTGTCGACCACCACCTGCCGCCTGAAAGCGGGCGTGACGCAGCAGGATGTGGCCGAGGCCTTCCATCATGCTTACCACGACAAACCGCTGGTGCGCGTGTATGACAAAGGCGTTCCGGCGCTGAAAGCGGTGGTCGGTTTGCCGTTCTGCGATATCGGCTTCGCCATGCAAGGCGAGCACCTGATTGTGGTCGCCGCTGAAGATAACCTGCTGAAAGGCGCCTCATCGCAGGCGGTTCAGTGTTTGAACATTCGTTTCGGCTTCCCCGAAACGCTGTCTCTGATTTAACCAACGGATAACGCAATGAATCCTTTAATCATTAAACTGGGTGGCGTGCTGCTGGATAGCGAAGAAGCGCTGGCCCGTCTGTTTGATGCCCTGCTGGCGTATCGCAATGCACATCAGCGTCCGCTGATCATTGTGCACGGCGGCGGTTGCGTGGTGGACGAGCTGATGAAGAAGCTCGCGCTGCCGGTGAAAAAGAAGAACGGTTTGCGCGTGACGCCAGCCGATCAGATTGACATTATTACCGGTGCGTTAGCCGGTACCGCCAACAAAACGCTGCTGGCGTGGGCGAAGAAATATGGCATCGGCGCCGTGGGTTTGTGCCTGGGCGATGCCGGTTTGGTCAATGTGGCGCAGTTCGATGAAGAGCTCGGCCATGTTGGTAACGCCACGCCGGGTAATCCGGCGCTGGTGAACACTTTGCTGGCGGCAGGCTACATGCCGGTGATCAGCTCGATTGGTATCACCGACGGCGGCGAGTTGATGAACGTCAATGCCGACCAGGCCGCGACCGCGCTGGCCGCAACGCTCGGTGCCGATTTAGTGCTGTTATCCGATGTCAGCGGTATTCTCGACGGCAAAGGTCAGCGCATCGAAGAGATGACTGCAGCGAAAGCGGAACAGCTGATCGCCCAGGGCATCATCACCGATGGCATGGTCGTGAAAGTGAATGCGGCGCTCGATGCGGCGCGCACGCTCGGTCGCCCGGTGGATATCGCCAGCTGGCGTCATGCTGAACAACTGCCAACCCTTTTCAACGGCGTGTCGATTGGCACCCGGATTCTCGCATAATCAAGGATTAAGACATGAGCACGCAAAACATCAAAAAAATCGTACTGGCTTATTCAGGCGGCCTCGATACTTCAGCCATCATTCCGTGGTTGAAAGAGAACTACGGCGGCTGTGAAGTGGTGGCGTTTGTGGCGGATATCGGTCAGGAACGTAGCGATCTGGAAGGCGTTGAGAAGAAAGCGCTGCAGTCCGGCGCTTCTGAGTGCCACGTGGTGGATCTGCGCGAAGAGTTCATCAGCGAATATGTTTATCCAGTGCTGCAGACCGGCGCACTGTACGAAGGCACTTACCTGCTGGGAACGTCGATGGCGCGTCCCATCATCGCTAAAGCACAGGTTGAGCTGGCATTGAAAGTGGGCGCTGATGCGCTGTGCCACGGCGCAACCGGCAAAGGTAACGACCAGGTGCGTTTCGAAACCACCTACACCGCGCTGGCGCCACAGCTGAAAGTGGTTGCGCCATGGCGTGAGTGGAACCTGCGTTCACGTGAAGCGCTGCTGGATTACCTGAAAGAGCGCAACATCCCGACCACCGCGTCGCTGGAAAAAATCTACAGCCGTGATGAGAACGCATGGCACATCTCCACGGAAGGTGGCGTGCTGGAAAGCCCGGCTAATGCACCGAATAAAGATTGCTGGGTGTGGACCGTTGATCCGCTGGAAGCGCCCGATCAGCCAGAAAACGTCACGGTTACCGTCGAGAAAGGCCGCGTCGTTGCGGTGAACGGCGAGAAGCTGAGCCCGTTCCAGTGCCTGGAAAAACTTAACGTGCTGGGCGCGAAACACGGCGTGGGTCGTATCGACATCGTGGAAAACCGTCTGGTGGGCATTAAGTCGCGTGGCTGCTATGAAACTCCGGGCGGCACCATCATGGTGAACGCGCTGCGTGCGGTTGAACAGCTGGTGCTGGATCGCGATAGCTTCAAATGGCGTGAGCAGCTGGGCCACGAAATGTCTTACGTGGTTTACGATGGCCGCTGGTTCGCGCCGCTGCGTAAATCTATCCAGGCCGCTGCCGAATCACTGGCAGAAGAGGTGAACGGTGAAGTGGTGCTGCAGCTGTACAAAGGCCAGGCCACGGCGATTCAGAAAACCTCTGCTAACAGCTTGTACTCAGAAGAGTTTGCCACCTTTGGCGAAGACGAAGTTTACGATCACCGTCACGCGGGCGGCTTTATCCGTCTGTTCTCGCTCTCTTCACGCATTCGCGCGCTGAACGAGCAGAAGAAGTAATACCGCGGCAAGCGACACATTTTGCAAGGGC contains:
- the argE gene encoding acetylornithine deacetylase, coding for MKTKLPPFIELYRQLIATPSISATDSALDQSNETLINLLAGWFRDIGFSVEVQPVPGTRHKFNMLARSGLGAGGLLLAGHTDTVPYDDGRWTRDPFTLTEHDNKLYGLGTADMKGFFAFILDALRDVDVTKLSKPLYILATADEETTMAGAKYFSESTQLRPDCAIIGEPTSLKPVRAHKGHLSNVIRIQGQSGHSSDPSRGVNAIELMHESITQLMQLRNTLKERYNHDGFAIPYPTMNFGHIHGGDAANRICACCELHMDIRPLPGLTLSDLDGLLNDALAPVSARWPGRLTVGELHPPIPGYECPADHELVQVVEKLLGVPTEVVNYCTEAPFIQQLCPTLVLGPGSINQAHQPDEFIDTAFIKPTHALITQVVQHFCH
- the argC gene encoding N-acetyl-gamma-glutamyl-phosphate reductase, coding for MLNTLIVGASGYAGVELATYLNRHPHMNITALAVSAQSPDAGKLLSDLHPQLKGIVDLPLQPLSDAAEWADKVDVVFLATAHEVSHDLAPEFLKAGCVVFDLSGAFRVNDDAFYTQYYGFSHQHQDWLDKAVYGLAEWQHDQIKDAQLVAVPGCYPTAAQLSLKPLIEAGLLNDAQWPVINATSGVSGAGRKANVATSFCEVSLQPYGLFNHRHHPEIVAHLGTPVIFTPHLGSFPRGILSTTTCRLKAGVTQQDVAEAFHHAYHDKPLVRVYDKGVPALKAVVGLPFCDIGFAMQGEHLIVVAAEDNLLKGASSQAVQCLNIRFGFPETLSLI
- the argB gene encoding acetylglutamate kinase; this encodes MNPLIIKLGGVLLDSEEALARLFDALLAYRNAHQRPLIIVHGGGCVVDELMKKLALPVKKKNGLRVTPADQIDIITGALAGTANKTLLAWAKKYGIGAVGLCLGDAGLVNVAQFDEELGHVGNATPGNPALVNTLLAAGYMPVISSIGITDGGELMNVNADQAATALAATLGADLVLLSDVSGILDGKGQRIEEMTAAKAEQLIAQGIITDGMVVKVNAALDAARTLGRPVDIASWRHAEQLPTLFNGVSIGTRILA
- a CDS encoding argininosuccinate synthase, with amino-acid sequence MSTQNIKKIVLAYSGGLDTSAIIPWLKENYGGCEVVAFVADIGQERSDLEGVEKKALQSGASECHVVDLREEFISEYVYPVLQTGALYEGTYLLGTSMARPIIAKAQVELALKVGADALCHGATGKGNDQVRFETTYTALAPQLKVVAPWREWNLRSREALLDYLKERNIPTTASLEKIYSRDENAWHISTEGGVLESPANAPNKDCWVWTVDPLEAPDQPENVTVTVEKGRVVAVNGEKLSPFQCLEKLNVLGAKHGVGRIDIVENRLVGIKSRGCYETPGGTIMVNALRAVEQLVLDRDSFKWREQLGHEMSYVVYDGRWFAPLRKSIQAAAESLAEEVNGEVVLQLYKGQATAIQKTSANSLYSEEFATFGEDEVYDHRHAGGFIRLFSLSSRIRALNEQKK